One genomic window of Kaistia geumhonensis includes the following:
- a CDS encoding integration host factor subunit alpha: MAGKTVTRADLCEAVYQKVGLSRTESAELVELVLDEISACIVRGEPVKLSSFGSFVVRSKSERVGRNPKTGEEVPISPRRVMVFKPSNVLKARINGTLLPNGDASHSEEE; this comes from the coding sequence ATGGCAGGCAAGACGGTGACGCGTGCCGATCTTTGCGAGGCCGTCTACCAGAAGGTCGGTCTCTCGCGAACCGAATCCGCGGAACTGGTGGAACTCGTGCTCGACGAAATCAGCGCGTGCATCGTCCGCGGCGAACCGGTCAAGCTGTCGTCGTTCGGCTCCTTCGTGGTCCGCTCCAAGAGCGAGCGCGTCGGCCGCAATCCGAAGACGGGCGAGGAAGTGCCCATTTCGCCGCGTCGCGTCATGGTCTTCAAGCCGAGCAATGTGCTGAAGGCGCGGATCAACGGTACCTTGCTGCCGAATGGGGATGCCTCCCATTCGGAGGAGGAGTGA
- a CDS encoding MerR family transcriptional regulator — protein sequence MSKGPDAFRTISEVAEELDLPQHVLRFWETRFSQIRPMKRGGGRRYYRPDDVELLRGIRKLLYGEGYTIKGVQRILKEQGARHVVAAGLGGALDPAPPGHRFEPDFEGDVPEGILVDEHHAPRGPAPQVGGFLDRRREPVFGGRSEPPPSYRAPQMEPEPPRATESRNVDFGPLPMSRIPAAPPEEPEEADVYLPPQATHPARPVEPRRSEPPRQPPFEGALRGFAPPLEDDDAPMAARPAPAPAASAEPLLSGSDIERLQAALVELLECKRILDQAR from the coding sequence TTGTCCAAGGGTCCCGATGCATTCCGGACGATCAGCGAGGTGGCCGAGGAGCTCGACCTGCCGCAGCATGTGCTGCGCTTCTGGGAAACGCGCTTCTCGCAGATTCGGCCCATGAAGCGCGGCGGCGGCCGCCGCTATTATCGTCCTGACGACGTCGAACTGCTGCGGGGGATCCGGAAGCTGCTCTATGGCGAGGGCTATACGATCAAGGGCGTCCAGCGCATCCTGAAGGAACAGGGCGCCCGGCATGTCGTAGCGGCGGGCCTCGGCGGTGCGCTTGATCCCGCCCCACCCGGCCATCGATTCGAACCTGACTTCGAAGGCGACGTCCCCGAAGGAATCCTCGTGGACGAGCATCACGCGCCGCGCGGACCCGCTCCCCAGGTCGGCGGCTTCCTTGATCGTCGCCGCGAGCCGGTCTTCGGCGGGCGCAGCGAGCCGCCGCCGTCCTATCGCGCCCCGCAGATGGAGCCCGAGCCGCCGCGAGCCACCGAGTCGCGCAATGTCGATTTCGGACCGCTGCCGATGTCGCGCATCCCGGCCGCGCCGCCCGAAGAGCCGGAAGAGGCGGATGTCTATCTGCCGCCCCAGGCGACTCATCCCGCAAGGCCGGTCGAGCCCCGCCGGAGCGAGCCGCCCCGCCAGCCGCCTTTCGAAGGGGCGCTGCGCGGATTCGCGCCGCCGCTCGAGGACGACGACGCCCCGATGGCGGCCCGACCGGCACCGGCGCCGGCTGCGTCGGCCGAGCCGCTTCTTTCCGGCAGCGACATCGAGCGGCTGCAGGCGGCGCTGGTCGAACTCCTGGAATGCAAGCGCATCCTCGATCAGGCGCGTTGA